From Pseudorca crassidens isolate mPseCra1 chromosome 15, mPseCra1.hap1, whole genome shotgun sequence, one genomic window encodes:
- the ARL6IP1 gene encoding ADP-ribosylation factor-like protein 6-interacting protein 1 isoform X1: MAEGDNRSTNLLAAETANLEEQLQGWGEVMLMADKVLRWERAWFPPAIMGVVSLVFLTIYYLDPSVLSGVSCFVMFLCLADYLVPILAPRIFGSNKWTTEQQQRFHEICSNLVKTRRRAVGWWKRLFTLKEEKPKMYFMTMIISLAAVAWVGQQVHNLLLTYLIVTFLLLLPGLNQHGIISKYIGMAKREINKLLKQKEKKNE; encoded by the exons GCTGCAGAGACTGCAAATCTGGAAGAGCAGCTGCAAGGATGGGGAGAAGTGATGCTGATGGCAGATAAAGTCCTCCGATGGGAAAGAGCCTGGTTTCCACCTGCCATCATGGGTGTGGTTTCTTTGGTGTTTCT gactATCTACTATCTAGATCCATCCGTTCTGTCGGGTGTttcctgttttgttatgtttttgtgCTTGGCAGACTACCTTGTTCCCATTCTAGCGCCTAGAATTTTTGGCTCCAATAAATG GACCACTGAGCAACAGCAGAGATTCCATGAAATTTGCAGCAATCTCGTAAAAACTCGACGCAGAGCTGTGGGCTGGTGGAAACGCCTCTTTACGCTAAAGGAAGAAAAGCCTAAAATG taCTTCATGACCATGATCATTTCTCTTGCTGCGGTTGCTTGGGTGGGACAGCAAGTCCACAACCTCCTTCTCACCTACCTGATAG tgaCTTTCTTACTCTTGCTTCCTGGACTAAACCAACATGGAATCATTTCGAAGTACATTGGAATGGCCAAAAGAGAGATAAACAAGCTtctcaaacaaaaagaaaagaaaaatgaataa
- the ARL6IP1 gene encoding ADP-ribosylation factor-like protein 6-interacting protein 1 isoform X2, which translates to MAEGDNRSTNLLAAETANLEEQLQGWGEVMLMADKVLRWERAWFPPAIMGVVSLVFLTTEQQQRFHEICSNLVKTRRRAVGWWKRLFTLKEEKPKMYFMTMIISLAAVAWVGQQVHNLLLTYLIVTFLLLLPGLNQHGIISKYIGMAKREINKLLKQKEKKNE; encoded by the exons GCTGCAGAGACTGCAAATCTGGAAGAGCAGCTGCAAGGATGGGGAGAAGTGATGCTGATGGCAGATAAAGTCCTCCGATGGGAAAGAGCCTGGTTTCCACCTGCCATCATGGGTGTGGTTTCTTTGGTGTTTCT GACCACTGAGCAACAGCAGAGATTCCATGAAATTTGCAGCAATCTCGTAAAAACTCGACGCAGAGCTGTGGGCTGGTGGAAACGCCTCTTTACGCTAAAGGAAGAAAAGCCTAAAATG taCTTCATGACCATGATCATTTCTCTTGCTGCGGTTGCTTGGGTGGGACAGCAAGTCCACAACCTCCTTCTCACCTACCTGATAG tgaCTTTCTTACTCTTGCTTCCTGGACTAAACCAACATGGAATCATTTCGAAGTACATTGGAATGGCCAAAAGAGAGATAAACAAGCTtctcaaacaaaaagaaaagaaaaatgaataa